From the Burkholderia mayonis genome, one window contains:
- a CDS encoding CoA transferase: MSDLASLSQSEQSGRARTAAYLHEIWRAANGDPDYLRTLRFSGVGVLPSVFPVTDFASAAIGAASAAVAELVHRATGKLPGVHVDRRRASLWFGTSLRPRGWQVPPPWDVIAGDYRTADGWIRLHTNAPHHRDAALAVLGAPLDKAAVARAAEQWRGDALESAVIAQGGCAAAMHTQDEWARHPQGRAVRAEPLLIHDDVAVEGKRPAWSAPAERPLHGVRVLDLTRILAGPVATRFLAGFGAQVLRIDPIGWDEPNTVPEVVLGKRCARVDLKSGEGCALLRRLIGEADVMVHGYRPDALERLGFDADERRRINPGLVDVSLDAYGWSGPWRGRRGFDSLVQTSAGIVETGMRETRGERPVPLPVQALDHGVGYFLATAAIRGLARRLATGVGTRTRASLARTAVLLASDGLQEKGRRPIAPETPDDLAEWVEETSWGPARRVRAPVAVDGAPVRWPHPASALGSSPAGW, translated from the coding sequence ATGTCCGATCTCGCTTCTTTATCGCAATCCGAACAATCCGGCCGCGCTCGCACCGCCGCGTATCTGCACGAAATCTGGCGGGCCGCGAACGGCGATCCCGACTATCTGCGCACGTTGCGCTTCAGCGGCGTGGGCGTCCTGCCGTCGGTCTTTCCAGTCACCGATTTCGCGTCGGCCGCGATCGGCGCGGCGAGCGCCGCGGTCGCCGAGCTCGTGCATCGCGCGACCGGCAAGCTGCCCGGCGTTCACGTGGATCGCCGCCGCGCGTCGCTGTGGTTCGGCACGTCGCTGCGTCCGCGCGGCTGGCAAGTGCCGCCGCCGTGGGACGTGATCGCGGGCGACTATCGTACCGCCGACGGTTGGATCAGGCTGCACACGAACGCGCCGCATCATCGCGACGCCGCGCTCGCGGTGCTCGGCGCGCCGCTCGACAAGGCAGCCGTCGCGCGCGCGGCCGAGCAGTGGCGTGGCGACGCGCTCGAGTCCGCCGTCATCGCGCAGGGCGGTTGCGCGGCCGCGATGCACACGCAGGACGAGTGGGCGCGTCATCCGCAAGGGCGCGCGGTGCGCGCGGAGCCGCTGCTGATTCACGACGACGTGGCGGTCGAGGGCAAGCGCCCGGCATGGTCGGCGCCCGCCGAACGTCCGCTGCACGGCGTGCGCGTGCTCGACCTGACGCGCATCCTCGCGGGCCCCGTCGCCACGCGCTTTCTTGCGGGCTTCGGCGCGCAGGTGCTGCGCATTGATCCGATCGGCTGGGACGAGCCGAACACGGTGCCGGAAGTCGTGCTCGGCAAGCGCTGCGCGCGCGTCGACCTGAAGTCCGGAGAGGGGTGTGCACTGCTGCGGCGCCTGATCGGCGAGGCCGACGTGATGGTCCACGGCTACCGGCCCGACGCGCTTGAGCGGCTCGGCTTCGACGCCGACGAGCGGCGCCGGATCAATCCGGGCCTCGTCGACGTGTCGCTCGACGCCTATGGCTGGAGCGGGCCGTGGCGCGGACGCAGGGGTTTCGACAGCCTCGTGCAGACGAGCGCCGGCATCGTCGAGACGGGCATGCGCGAAACACGCGGCGAGCGTCCCGTGCCGCTGCCCGTCCAGGCGCTCGATCACGGCGTCGGCTATTTCCTCGCGACCGCCGCGATTCGCGGCCTCGCGCGCCGGCTCGCGACGGGCGTCGGGACGAGAACGCGCGCGTCGCTCGCGAGAACGGCGGTGCTGCTCGCGTCGGATGGACTGCAGGAGAAGGGCCGGCGGCCGATCGCGCCCGAAACGCCCGACGATCTGGCCGAGTGGGTCGAGGAGACGAGCTGGGGGCCGGCGCGGCGCGTGCGCGCGCCCGTGGCGGTCGACGGCGCCCCGGTGCGCTGGCCACATCCGGCGAGCGCGCTCGGTTCGTCACCCGCCGGGTGGTAG
- a CDS encoding XdhC family protein: MENTDLEVLRTGARWLGDGRRALLVTVVRTWGSSPRPEGAMLAVRDDGLVVGSVSGGCIEDDLIARVQASGVASWARPEAVKYGVTAEEAHRFGLPCGGTIELVLEPLAPKSGIAALCDALERGRLVTRTLDLATGEAALAPAIATDGLSFDGARLVTIHGPRYRMLVIGAGQLSRYLCQIAVGLDYQVTVCDPREAYTDAWDVPGTRLVRTMPDDTVLDMQLDRRSAVIALTHDPKLDDLALMEALKTPAFYVGALGSRRNSQARRERLREFDLGAAALARLHGPAGIYIGSRTPPEIAVSILAEVTAAKNGVSLPTILQVEGAKAAREVAAGGGAVCGISFEA, encoded by the coding sequence CTGCTCGTGACGGTCGTGCGGACCTGGGGTTCGTCGCCGCGGCCGGAGGGCGCGATGCTCGCGGTGCGCGACGACGGGCTCGTCGTCGGCTCGGTGTCGGGCGGCTGCATCGAGGACGATCTGATCGCGCGCGTGCAGGCGTCGGGCGTCGCGAGCTGGGCGCGGCCCGAAGCGGTCAAGTACGGCGTGACGGCCGAAGAAGCGCATCGCTTCGGCCTGCCGTGCGGCGGCACGATCGAGCTCGTGCTCGAACCGCTCGCGCCGAAAAGCGGCATCGCGGCGCTGTGCGACGCGCTCGAACGCGGCCGGCTCGTCACGCGCACGCTCGATCTCGCGACGGGCGAAGCGGCGCTCGCGCCCGCGATCGCGACCGACGGGCTGTCCTTCGACGGCGCGCGCCTCGTGACGATTCACGGGCCGCGCTACCGGATGCTCGTGATCGGCGCAGGGCAGTTGTCGCGCTATCTGTGCCAGATCGCGGTCGGGCTCGACTATCAGGTGACGGTCTGCGATCCGCGCGAAGCGTACACGGACGCGTGGGACGTGCCGGGCACGCGGCTCGTGCGGACGATGCCCGACGATACCGTGCTCGACATGCAGCTCGATCGCCGCTCGGCGGTGATCGCGTTGACGCATGATCCGAAGCTCGACGATCTCGCGCTGATGGAAGCGCTGAAGACGCCGGCGTTCTACGTCGGCGCGCTCGGCTCGCGGCGCAACAGCCAGGCGCGGCGCGAGCGGCTGCGCGAGTTCGATCTGGGCGCGGCGGCGCTTGCGCGGCTGCATGGCCCGGCGGGCATCTACATCGGCAGCCGCACGCCGCCGGAGATCGCGGTGTCGATCCTCGCCGAGGTGACGGCGGCGAAGAACGGCGTGTCGCTGCCGACGATCCTGCAGGTCGAAGGGGCGAAAGCGGCGCGGGAGGTCGCGGCGGGCGGCGGCGCGGTCTGCGGGATTTCGTTCGAAGCGTAG